In Caldivirga sp., the genomic window CCTGAATTTAAGAACGTACAAAGGGTTACTGGGGTTAATGTTGCCGGTGAAATAGCTGAGGAGGTAGCTAGGCTAATTATTTCCTAATAAACTCACTAATAGCCTCAGCCAGTCTAAAACTAACCCTAACACCACTAACCTTACTTACCGCCTTAAATTCAGGGATACCATTTATTTCACTTATGTAGTACCCATCACTGCCCACTAGCACATCAACGCCAGCGTAGAATGCACCCACCGCCTCAGTAGCCTTAATAGCGTATTCCTCTAATTCCCCATTAACCTTAATGGGCATTGCTAATCCACCCCTAGCCACGTTACTCCTCCAGTCACCCTGAGGGGGCTTCCTCATCATTGACGCCACCACTGAACCATTAATTACAAAGATCCTTAAGTCACTGCCATCACCAATCCTCTCCTGAATAAGTACAGGTAAATGATCCTTAGCATGCTTTATGAGTAACTTAGCCTCACCATCACTTACAATGGCGGTTAACCTACCCCATGAACCTGACGCTGGCTTAACAATACGTCCACCACCGGCTACACCATCGATGATTGGTTCAAAGACTACGTAAGTGTCTGGAACAGGTAGGCCTATTTTCTTAAGTAGCGCTGCCGTAATGGCCTTATTCCAAGTTAACGAGAGTGTTAAGTACTTGTTTATTGATACGCCGCCAGTGTTCTCAATAATACCAGCCATTGTTATTGCAGTCCTATGGTTAAGGTTCCTTACCAGGAAGACTCCGTCAAGTTTCTCAATGTGAAGGGGCTTTGTGGATTGAAGAGTGTTAACGCTGATGCCGAGTTCATTAAATGCCCTAATTAACTCAACCTCCTCCTCCCTTAAGTAATCATACGTTATGGTTAATTCCACTGGAGGTCACCTAAACTTAATTCACCGCTCCATGGCTTAACGTTGAGTACGCCACCGTTCCAATACCATTTAAATGCCCTAGTTAACTCAAGACCCAGCGTTGAGTCTAGGATAATTGGGGTGGATGTGTCTGCAGCTAACCTGCGGGTTACGTAATCCTTATCCTCCGTGGAGCCTCCCGTAATTAGGATATCAACCTTACCAAGCTTCAAAGCCTCACGTGCATTCTCCTCATCAATCAAGGTT contains:
- a CDS encoding RimK family alpha-L-glutamate ligase; translated protein: MELTITYDYLREEEVELIRAFNELGISVNTLQSTKPLHIEKLDGVFLVRNLNHRTAITMAGIIENTGGVSINKYLTLSLTWNKAITAALLKKIGLPVPDTYVVFEPIIDGVAGGGRIVKPASGSWGRLTAIVSDGEAKLLIKHAKDHLPVLIQERIGDGSDLRIFVINGSVVASMMRKPPQGDWRSNVARGGLAMPIKVNGELEEYAIKATEAVGAFYAGVDVLVGSDGYYISEINGIPEFKAVSKVSGVRVSFRLAEAISEFIRK